From Montipora foliosa isolate CH-2021 chromosome 6, ASM3666993v2, whole genome shotgun sequence, a single genomic window includes:
- the LOC138007678 gene encoding uncharacterized protein: protein MASDEESFLLESDHHIDYQDNQRTSTPTKILTSSQSSDGEKISTQGVGLSPVVKSSADANHQHSSLLDQSLVSPQGFNSAEESASMYNSALSRMDSTVTSDSYITSKEAGNSDISLASYGSLKSEGSSVFCQLEESVPYNTHLHDETLSEYSTKHGAWQTAVGSIQNYSDLKDSTIGHKSSHDIVSSNGSSSPDGDFSESTYKETVSNIENDQDSQHVLSGILHDAKNPDMISLNQQSPDLQLLNEICEEATYMTIKEALVYSLNPGVRSGLCEGRLSLNESEILALELYCEKFIDNLMSQLLDGHWSKRISEETNKTKKVEDKSKMTQKLSSVGLEKLKSNCDRFVQSIITESLHDSCFGLWSNDKDDRNFGSQKDQTVESKDKSYQTLLPLIKESKSIQDYIGYLSADIIKSALANLSTSIATENSEKNEHMTLNKNSFSDTCKSSERRNLSNEHDNDMWNSQNDATCKGVNNEGNILNGLTTDDKHKEQHTLDQECIFSSSLPGALETSLEFDSGEWEGPGLLEAFHSLDSGEKQKIMLRELSFDDHADVCGTELLAPVFLAIAEENDDNEIQGMRKKALSVENLCGIIDEPAQENPRPRSYSAPKRLKDINKTAERNLIQEEDSSVRLSDSEGEYEGDEEGEDDDIENDEDKENQDGEIDTDLEQGHWQDKHAIEVTSDDKFRWHTVSVNGREKVLDLKLLEPYMKVISHGGYFSDTRSTIVVIAACYLPDRSLANYDCLMEQLFFYVISTLELLAIHEDYYLVYLNGGTSQQNTPYVSWMNRFYQCIEGGLKKRMREMFIVHPNFRLKVIITLAKPFLNANFWRKLSFVPSLGTLSSHIPVDYIYIPDEVIRVDPAYRRVHSG from the exons ATGGCATCTGATGAAGAATCATTCCTATTGGAAAGCGATCATCACATTGATTATCAAGATAATCAGAGAACTAGTACTCCAACAAAAATATTGACCAGCTCACAATCAAGTGATGGAGAAAAAATTTCAACCCAGGGTGTTGGTTTGTCTCCTGTTGTAAAATCTTCAGCTGATGCCAATCATCAGCATAGTTCACTGCTTGACCAGTCTTTAGTTTCTCCACAAGGCTTTAATTCTGCAGAAGAATCTGCGTCAATGTATAATTCAGCGTTATCAAGGATGGACTCAACAGTGACTTCAGACAGTTACATTACATCAAAGGAGGCAGGTAATTCCGACATCAGTTTAGCTAGTTATGGTTCATTGAAGTCCGAGGGATCTTCAGTATTTTGCCAACTTGAAGAGTCTGTTCCGTATAATACACATTTGCATGATGAAACTTTAAGTGAATACTCTACTAAACATGGGGCATGGCAGACAGCTGTAGGATCAATACAGAATTACTCTGATTTGAAAGATTCTACAATAGGGCACAAGTCTTCTCATGACATTGTATCATCAAATGGAAGTTCTTCTCCCGATGGTGACTTCAGTGAATCAACGTACAAAGAAACAGTTTCAAACATTGAAAATGATCAAGATTCTCAGCATGTCTTAAGTGGTATCTTGCATGATGCAAAAAACCCAGACATGATTTCACTGAACCAGCAGTCTCCTGACCTCCAATTACTGAATGAGATATGCGAAGAGGCAACTTATATGACAATCAAGGAGGCTTTGGTCTACTCTTTAAACCCTGGTGTAAGATCTGGGCTATGTGAAGGCAGACTGTCACTCAATGAAAGTGAGATATTGGCCTTAGAACTTTACTGTGAAAAGTTTATTGATAATTTAATGTCACAGCTCTTAGATGGGCATTGGTCTAAAAGAATCAGTGAAGAgacaaacaagacaaagaaGGTTGAAGATAAGAGTAAAATGACACAAAAGCTGAGCAGTGTTGGGCTGGAGAAGTTGAAATCAAACTGTGATAGATTTGTTCAAAGCATTATCACAGAATCATTGCACGATTCTTGTTTCGGATTGTGGAGCAATGATAAAGATGACAGAAACTTTGGTTCCCAGAAAGACCAAACTGTGGAATCGAAGGACAAAAGTTACCAGACTTTGCTTCCTCTCATTAAGGAGTCAAAGTCAATTCAGGATTACATTGGATACCTCTCTGCTGACATTATAAAATCAGCTTTGGCGAACTTATCAACCTCCATAGCAACAGAAAATAGTGAGAAGAATGAACACATGACATTGAATAAAAATAGCTTTTCAGATACGTGTAAGAGTTCTGAAAGAAGGAATCTTTCTAACGAACATGATAATGACATGTGGAACTCTCAAAATGATGCTACCTGCAAAGGCGTCAATAATGAAGGAAACATACTTAATGGACTGACCACTGATGACAAACATAAAGAACAGCATACATTAGATCAGGAATGCATTTTTTCCAGCAGTTTACCTGGTGCTTTGGAGACTTCACTGGAGTTTGATTCTGGAGAATGGGAAGGACCTGGATTGTTGGAGGCATTCCATTCTCTGGACTCGG GGGAAAAGCAAAAGATTATGCTACGGGAGCTATCGTTTGATGATCATGCAGATGTTTGTGGGACTGAGCTGTTGGCTCCAGTCTTTCTAGCTATTGCAGAAGAAAATGATGACAATGAGATCCAAGGGATGAGAAAAAAAGCTCTGTCCGTTGAAAATTTATGTGGCATTATTGATGAGCCAG CTCAAGAAAATCCTAGACCAAGGAGCTACTCAGCTCCTAAAAGACTTAAAGACATAAATAAAACAGCTGAACGTAACTTGATTCAAGAGGAAGACAGCAGTGTGAGACTGTCTGACAGTGAAGGAGAGTATGAGGGAGACGAGGAAGGAGAAGATGATGACATAGAAAAtgatgaagacaaagaaaatcaagATGGAGAAATAGACACTGATTTAGAGCAAGGACATTGGCAAGACAAACACGCAATAGAAGTGACTTCAGATGACAAGTTTCGCTGGCATACTGTGAGTGTAAATGGACGGGAAAAAGTCCTGGATTTGAAGCTTTTGGAACCATACATGAAAGTTATTTCTCATGGAG GATACTTCAGTGACACCAGATCAACCATTGTTGTTATTGCGGCATGCTATCTGCCAGACAGAAGTTTAGCAAATTATGATTGCCTGATGGAACAGctgttttt TTATGTCATAAGCACACTGGAGCTTCTAGCAATTCACGAGGATTACTATCTGGTTTATTTAAATGGTGGAACAAGTCAACAGAATACGCCTTATGTTTCTTGGATGAATAGGTTCTACCAGTGTATTGAAGGAGG ATTAAAGAAAAGAATGAGGGAGATGTTTATTGTACATCCCAACTTTAGACTCAAAGTTATTATAACACTTGCCAAGCCATTCCTGAA TGCTAATTTTTGGAGGAAACTAAGTTTTGTCCCTTCACTTGGTACTTTGTCAAGCCACATTCCAGTAGACTACATCTATATTCCAGATGAGGTTATTAG AGTGGATCCAGCCTACAGACGAGTGCACAGTGGGTAA
- the LOC138007677 gene encoding AP-3 complex subunit sigma-1-like has protein sequence MIKAILVFNNHGKPRLSKFFTHYSEDMQHQIIRETFHIVSRRDDNVCNFLEGGTLIGGSDFKIIYRHYATLYFVFCVDSSESELGILDLIQVFVETLDKCFENVCELDLIFHMDKVHYILQEIVMGGMVLETNMSEILTHIEAQNKLEKSEAGISAAPQRAMSAVRNISPSLHNIPKPNINLPSMPSLPHINLPSFK, from the exons ATGATCAAGGCGATCCTTGTATTCAATAACCATGGGAAACCACGATTGAGCAAGTTCTTTACTCATTAT TCGGAGGACATGCAGCATCAAATTATAAGAGAGACATTTCACATCGTCTCAAGAAGAGATGACAATGTTTGTAATTTCTTAGAGGGAGGAAC TTTGATTGGTGGATCGGACTTCAAGATTATCTACAGACATTATGCaaccctttattttgttttctgtgtGGATTCTTCGGAAAGTGAGCTTGGAATTCTTGATCTCATACAG GTGTTTGTGGAGACTTTAGATAAATGCTTTGAGAATGTTTGTGAGCTGGATCTCATATTTCACATGGATAAG GTACATTATATCCTCCAAGAGATAGTTATGGGTGGAATGGTGTTAGAAACTAATATGTCAGAGATTTTAACTCACATTGAAGCTCAGAATAAACTAGAAAAATCAGAG GCTGGAATCAGTGCTGCACCACAGAGGGCCATGTCAGCTGTTAGAAATATTAGTCCAAGCTTACACAATATTCCAAAACCTAACATTAATTTACCTTCTATGCCCTCGCTACCACACATTAACTTGCCATCTTTCAAGTAA
- the LOC138007676 gene encoding calcyclin-binding protein-like: protein MERVEDLKEVKEELKSFLSTATRPRVKKLLQDELERVERQISAADKQSSMEVPNETEVEPKKPIARKPQATSTKITSYAWDQSPKFVKIYITLSEVEKLPEENVSSKFTNRSIELRVLGLKGKNYQFQMIHLLHPIVPDSSSVKIKTGKVTILLKKEKEENWSCLTTTENLKMTKQEKKFDESKDPGEGIMDLMRKMYDEGDDEMKRTIAKAWTESREKQNPMETL, encoded by the coding sequence ATGGAAAGAGTTGAAGATTTAAAGGAGGTAAAAGAGGAACtaaaaagctttctttcaacTGCAACTCGGCCTCGAGTGAAGAAACTCTTGCAAGATGAGCTAGAACGCGTGGAACGACAAATCAGTGCTGCAGACAAACAAAGTTCCATGGAGGTCCCTAACGAAACAGAGGTTGAACCCAAAAAGCCAATTGCCAGAAAGCCACAAGCTACCTCAACAAAAATCACATCCTATGCTTGGGATCAGTCACCTAAATTCGTCAAAATTTACATAACTTTGTCGGAGGTCGAAAAGCTCCCAGAAGAGAATGTGTCCTCCAAGTTCACAAACCGTTCAATCGAGCTACGCGTACTTGgtctaaaaggaaaaaattatcAGTTTCAGATGATTCATTTGTTACATCCTATTGTACCAGACTCGAGCTCGGTGAAGATTAAGACAGGGAAAGTAACTATATTATTGAAAAAGGAGAAAGAGGAGAACTGGTCGTGTTTgacaacaactgaaaatttaaAGATGACTAAACAGGAAAAGAAGTTTGATGAAAGCAAAGACCCTGGGGAGGGCATAATGGATTTGATGAGGAAGATGTATGATGAAGGTGACGATGAGATGAAGAGGACCATTGCAAAGGCTTGGACAGAGTCGAGAGAGAAACAGAACCCCATGGAAACACTGTAA